In Nocardioides palaemonis, a single genomic region encodes these proteins:
- a CDS encoding beta-ketoacyl-ACP synthase III codes for MRIEQPVEMTHAAMLGLGVHRPERVVTNEEICEVLDSSDEWIQTRSGIRTRRFAGEDETLIGMSVSAARKALDAAGVDADQLGCVIVATSTHPEHTPASAPQVATALGSTAAALDISAGCAGFCHALNLAASMVRSGAETHVLVIGVEQLSRFMDPTDRGTAFIFADGAGAVVVGPSDAPGIGPTAWGSDGSQAHVITQTPSCMGTRAHTDADHPVVQMEGTAVFRWAPFAMAKVAHQALELAGVGLDDLDAFVPHQANLRITQTLAKNIGLPESVAIGTDVVDSGNTSAASVPLAIEAMLRKEEAAVGDTALLIAFGAGLSYAGQVVTLPPLG; via the coding sequence ATGAGGATCGAGCAGCCCGTCGAGATGACCCACGCCGCGATGCTGGGGCTCGGTGTCCACCGGCCCGAGCGGGTCGTGACCAACGAGGAGATCTGCGAGGTCCTCGACTCCTCCGACGAGTGGATCCAGACCCGCTCGGGGATCCGCACGCGGCGCTTCGCCGGTGAGGACGAGACGCTGATCGGCATGTCGGTGTCGGCGGCCCGCAAGGCGCTGGACGCCGCCGGGGTGGACGCCGACCAGCTCGGCTGCGTCATCGTCGCCACCTCGACCCACCCGGAGCACACCCCGGCGTCGGCGCCCCAGGTCGCCACCGCGCTGGGGTCGACCGCCGCCGCGTTAGACATCTCGGCCGGCTGCGCGGGCTTCTGCCACGCGCTCAACCTCGCCGCGTCCATGGTGCGCTCGGGCGCCGAGACCCACGTGCTGGTCATCGGGGTCGAGCAGCTCAGCCGCTTCATGGACCCCACCGACCGCGGCACCGCCTTCATCTTCGCCGACGGCGCCGGCGCGGTCGTCGTCGGACCGTCCGACGCCCCGGGCATCGGCCCCACCGCGTGGGGCTCCGACGGCTCCCAGGCGCACGTGATCACCCAGACCCCGAGCTGCATGGGCACCCGCGCGCACACCGACGCCGACCACCCGGTCGTGCAGATGGAGGGCACCGCGGTCTTCCGGTGGGCGCCGTTCGCGATGGCCAAGGTCGCCCACCAGGCCCTCGAGCTCGCCGGCGTCGGCCTCGACGACCTCGACGCGTTCGTGCCCCACCAGGCCAACCTGCGCATCACCCAGACGCTGGCCAAGAACATCGGGCTGCCCGAGTCGGTCGCGATCGGCACCGACGTCGTCGACTCCGGCAACACCTCCGCCGCCTCGGTCCCGCTGGCGATCGAGGCGATGCTGCGCAAGGAGGAGGCCGCGGTCGGTGACACCGCGCTGCTGATCGCCTTCGGCGCCGGCCTGTCCTACGCCGGGCAGGTCGTCACGCTGCCGCCGCTGGGCTGA
- a CDS encoding WXG100-like domain-containing protein yields MGLLDDTVARLRDVLATVEDIDLWPPWDAAQTIVDAVGRAVAILTEPPAPEPGDLTDAAAAWRRAATSVEAGCDDLTTTRDAVDTTVWDGTSGDAFRSSVGRLRTRTATVPPAAREVAAVLDRLAADMTAARTRHREADDLLRDNLQLSWGDLWPWELVDFLRGVVAGVVHALTEAIGAYQDAVDAVAVAKAAVVAAMDEVDLPDHLPAGVSPVSVVNGWEDEDGPLSGRQLADYDAAFADLSPAEQQAVRDALAGARSDAERAWIIAGVASGLSGMALANYVARLRTLSPAQLDDLDPPTDGSYSQPDQTTCGSSSLVMSRMLNDPAYALWMETGYDAATGTTDPRTPEQRFADESLAMHDRTNALHDRDGDLQFPWPEAAGTQPWAVAAEMSSEGGSGVPGQDYEVQTVSPSDRGETYDRIAASVEGGSTVPLYVGDTTRPGHVVLVTGSDGDSLTIFDPASGREQTIPRDDFTSGDLGVSGWDEPWFAVTPSS; encoded by the coding sequence ATGGGCTTGCTCGATGACACGGTCGCCCGGCTGAGGGACGTCCTGGCCACCGTCGAGGACATCGACCTCTGGCCTCCCTGGGACGCCGCCCAGACCATCGTCGACGCCGTCGGCCGGGCGGTCGCGATCCTCACCGAGCCGCCCGCGCCCGAGCCCGGCGACCTGACCGACGCCGCCGCTGCCTGGCGTCGGGCGGCGACCTCGGTCGAGGCCGGCTGCGACGACCTCACCACGACCCGCGACGCCGTCGACACCACCGTCTGGGACGGCACGTCCGGCGATGCGTTCCGCTCCTCGGTCGGCCGGCTCCGCACCCGGACCGCGACGGTGCCGCCCGCGGCCCGGGAGGTCGCGGCCGTCCTCGACCGGCTGGCCGCGGACATGACCGCGGCCCGCACCCGCCACCGCGAGGCCGACGACCTGCTCCGCGACAACCTCCAGCTGTCCTGGGGCGACCTGTGGCCGTGGGAGCTCGTCGACTTCCTCCGCGGCGTCGTCGCGGGCGTCGTCCACGCCCTCACCGAGGCGATCGGCGCCTACCAGGACGCCGTCGACGCGGTGGCCGTCGCGAAGGCCGCCGTCGTCGCGGCGATGGACGAGGTCGACCTCCCCGACCACCTCCCGGCCGGGGTCAGCCCGGTGTCGGTCGTCAACGGCTGGGAGGACGAGGACGGTCCGCTGTCGGGCCGCCAGCTCGCCGACTACGACGCCGCCTTCGCCGACCTGTCGCCCGCCGAGCAGCAGGCGGTGCGCGACGCCCTCGCCGGCGCCCGCAGCGACGCCGAGCGGGCGTGGATCATCGCCGGGGTCGCGTCCGGGCTCTCCGGGATGGCGCTCGCCAACTACGTCGCGCGGCTGCGCACGCTCAGCCCGGCCCAGCTCGACGACCTCGACCCGCCCACCGACGGAAGCTACTCCCAGCCCGACCAGACCACGTGCGGGTCCTCCAGCCTGGTGATGTCGCGGATGCTCAACGACCCGGCGTACGCCCTGTGGATGGAGACCGGCTACGACGCCGCGACCGGGACGACCGACCCGCGCACGCCCGAGCAGCGCTTCGCCGACGAGTCGCTCGCCATGCACGACCGCACCAACGCGCTGCACGACCGTGACGGCGACCTCCAGTTCCCCTGGCCGGAGGCGGCCGGCACCCAGCCGTGGGCCGTCGCCGCCGAGATGTCGAGCGAGGGCGGCAGCGGGGTGCCCGGCCAGGACTACGAGGTGCAGACCGTGTCGCCCTCCGACCGCGGCGAGACCTACGACCGGATCGCCGCCTCGGTCGAGGGCGGCAGCACCGTCCCGCTCTACGTCGGTGACACCACCCGGCCCGGGCACGTCGTGCTGGTCACCGGGAGCGACGGCGACTCGCTCACGATCTTCGACCCCGCCTCCGGACGTGAGCAGACGATCCCGCGCGACGACTTCACGAGCGGCGACCTGGGGGTCTCGGGATGGGACGAACCGTGGTTCGCGGTCACGCCCTCGTCGTGA
- a CDS encoding CaiB/BaiF CoA transferase family protein yields MTYELGQGTGPLRGVRVVELAGIGPGPHACMLLADLGADVIRVDRPGGGMFAIGRADLLNRGRPSVALDLKQPAAVAAVLDLVADADVLVEGLRPGATERLGLGPDDCLARNPRLVYARMTGWGQDGPWSRTAGHDMNYVATSGVLHGLGQDPARPHFPSNLLGDFGGGSTYLVIGVLAALLEARGSGQGQVVDAAIVDGSAHLNAMASAFAAMGVDTGRRRSGLLDGGTPWYDLYETADGEHVSVGALEPQFWAELVARIGVDLPDRDDPAHHPAIREALTRRFKERTQAEWAEVFDGTDACVAPVVRLADAPRHPHLAARGTFVERDGVTQPAPAPRFSRTPPSLSTPPPLPGEHTREALAAWGIADVDALLASGAAVQA; encoded by the coding sequence ATGACCTACGAGCTGGGGCAGGGGACCGGTCCGCTGCGGGGCGTACGCGTGGTCGAGCTCGCAGGCATCGGTCCCGGACCGCACGCCTGCATGCTGCTCGCCGACCTCGGCGCCGACGTGATCCGCGTCGACCGCCCCGGCGGCGGGATGTTCGCCATCGGCCGCGCCGACCTGCTCAACCGCGGACGCCCGAGCGTGGCGCTCGACCTCAAGCAGCCGGCCGCGGTGGCCGCGGTGCTCGACCTGGTCGCGGACGCCGACGTGCTGGTCGAGGGCTTGCGCCCCGGGGCGACCGAGCGGCTCGGCCTCGGTCCCGACGACTGCCTCGCCCGCAACCCGCGGCTGGTCTACGCGCGCATGACCGGCTGGGGCCAGGACGGCCCGTGGAGCCGCACGGCCGGGCACGACATGAACTACGTCGCCACCAGCGGCGTCCTCCACGGACTGGGCCAGGACCCCGCGCGACCGCACTTCCCGAGCAACCTGCTCGGCGACTTCGGCGGCGGCTCGACCTACCTGGTGATCGGGGTCCTCGCCGCGCTGCTCGAGGCCCGCGGCAGCGGGCAGGGGCAGGTCGTCGACGCGGCCATCGTCGACGGCAGCGCCCACCTCAACGCGATGGCCTCCGCGTTCGCCGCGATGGGCGTCGACACCGGCCGCCGGCGCTCGGGCCTGCTGGACGGCGGCACACCCTGGTACGACCTCTACGAGACGGCCGACGGCGAGCACGTCAGCGTCGGCGCCCTGGAGCCGCAGTTCTGGGCCGAGCTCGTCGCGCGGATCGGCGTCGACCTGCCCGACCGCGACGACCCGGCCCACCACCCGGCGATCCGGGAGGCCCTGACCCGCCGGTTCAAGGAGCGCACGCAGGCCGAGTGGGCCGAGGTCTTCGACGGCACCGACGCGTGCGTCGCCCCCGTCGTACGCCTCGCCGACGCGCCGCGCCACCCCCACCTCGCCGCCCGTGGCACCTTCGTCGAGCGCGACGGCGTGACGCAGCCGGCGCCCGCGCCGCGCTTCTCCCGCACGCCGCCCTCGCTCTCGACGCCGCCGCCGCTCCCCGGCGAGCACACCCGCGAGGCGCTCGCGGCGTGGGGGATCGCCGACGTCGACGCGCTGCTGGCGAGCGGCGCGGCGGTCCAGGCGTGA
- a CDS encoding PadR family transcriptional regulator gives MALEHALLVALSERPASGLELTRRFERSLGFFWHATHQQIYRVLARMEADGWVTVEVVTQEGRPDKRVHTPSETGRRVLADWLAEPMPVEAFRSDLAVRLRGASYGDRARLLDHLADTRADHALRLAAYEQMERTQFPDPGSLDDAGRDQWLVLRGGIRLERFWIDWITEYLQAHAKD, from the coding sequence ATGGCCCTCGAGCACGCCCTCCTCGTCGCGCTCAGCGAGCGCCCGGCGAGCGGGCTCGAGCTGACCCGGCGCTTCGAGCGGTCGCTCGGCTTCTTCTGGCACGCCACCCACCAGCAGATCTACCGCGTGCTCGCCCGGATGGAGGCCGATGGCTGGGTCACCGTCGAGGTCGTCACCCAGGAGGGCCGCCCCGACAAGCGGGTGCACACCCCGTCGGAGACCGGGCGCCGCGTGCTCGCCGACTGGCTGGCCGAGCCGATGCCGGTCGAGGCGTTTCGCAGCGACCTGGCGGTCCGCCTGCGCGGGGCGTCGTACGGCGACCGCGCGCGCCTGCTCGACCACCTGGCCGACACCCGGGCCGACCACGCGCTCCGGCTCGCGGCCTACGAGCAGATGGAGCGCACGCAGTTCCCCGACCCGGGGTCGCTCGACGACGCCGGGCGTGACCAGTGGCTGGTGCTGCGCGGCGGCATCCGGCTGGAGCGCTTCTGGATCGACTGGATCACCGAGTACCTGCAGGCACACGCGAAGGACTGA
- a CDS encoding Lrp/AsnC family transcriptional regulator, with protein MTPAPPSADPAPPDALDRRLLTELAADGRVTNASLAKRLGIAESTCLQRVRSLRERGVVRGVHADIDLAALGYPIQAVIKVRLGSHNRDHVASFHQVLARVPGVLRILHVGGEDDYLLHVAVASTAQLRDLVLEHLNVHPVVRHTETQLVFEEIPGVGVL; from the coding sequence ATGACTCCTGCACCCCCATCGGCGGATCCTGCACCCCCCGATGCCCTCGACCGTCGCCTGCTGACCGAGCTCGCCGCCGACGGGCGGGTCACCAACGCGTCGCTCGCCAAGCGGCTCGGCATCGCCGAGTCGACCTGCCTGCAGCGGGTGCGGTCGCTGCGCGAACGCGGCGTCGTGCGCGGCGTGCACGCCGACATCGACCTCGCCGCCCTCGGGTACCCGATCCAGGCCGTCATCAAGGTCCGCCTCGGCAGCCACAACCGGGACCACGTGGCGAGCTTCCACCAGGTCCTCGCCCGCGTGCCGGGCGTGCTGCGGATCCTGCACGTCGGCGGCGAGGACGACTACCTGCTCCACGTCGCGGTCGCCTCCACCGCCCAGCTCCGCGACCTGGTCCTCGAGCACCTCAACGTCCACCCCGTCGTCCGGCACACCGAGACCCAGCTGGTCTTCGAGGAGATCCCCGGCGTCGGCGTGCTGTGA
- the ddaH gene encoding dimethylargininase, giving the protein MNRRALVRRPGPRLADGLLTHIDRVPVDLDLAGRQWEAYVAALQAEGWETIEVPPEPDCPDAVFVEDTVVMYADLAVITRPGADERKPETAGTDQVLRDLGFRIAHIEAPGTLDGGDVLKHDGTVWVGLGGRTNQSGIDQLAAHLAPLGAEVVAVPLTKALHLKSAVTALPDGTVVGWDPVVDDPGTWTSYLGVPEEPGAHVVLLDDSTVLMSSAAPRTRALYEERGLRVVAVDVSEYEKLEGCVTCLSVRLR; this is encoded by the coding sequence GTGAACCGCCGCGCCCTCGTCCGCCGTCCCGGCCCCCGCCTCGCCGACGGCCTGCTCACCCACATCGACCGGGTGCCGGTCGACCTCGACCTGGCCGGGCGCCAGTGGGAGGCCTACGTCGCCGCCCTGCAGGCCGAGGGCTGGGAGACCATCGAGGTCCCGCCCGAGCCCGACTGCCCGGACGCGGTCTTCGTCGAGGACACCGTCGTGATGTACGCCGACCTCGCCGTCATCACCCGCCCTGGCGCCGACGAGCGCAAGCCCGAGACCGCCGGCACCGATCAGGTCCTGCGCGACCTCGGCTTCCGGATCGCCCACATCGAGGCGCCCGGCACCCTCGACGGTGGCGACGTGCTCAAGCACGACGGCACCGTGTGGGTCGGCCTCGGCGGGCGCACCAACCAGTCCGGCATCGACCAGCTCGCCGCCCACCTCGCGCCGCTGGGCGCCGAGGTCGTCGCGGTCCCGCTGACCAAGGCGCTGCACCTCAAGTCGGCGGTCACCGCGCTGCCCGACGGCACCGTCGTCGGCTGGGACCCGGTCGTCGACGACCCGGGCACGTGGACGTCGTACCTCGGGGTCCCGGAGGAGCCGGGCGCGCACGTCGTGCTGCTCGACGACTCGACGGTCCTGATGTCGTCGGCGGCGCCCCGCACCCGCGCGCTCTACGAGGAGCGCGGGCTGAGGGTCGTCGCGGTCGACGTCAGCGAGTACGAGAAGCTCGAGGGCTGCGTGACCTGCCTGTCGGTGCGCCTCCGCTGA
- a CDS encoding DUF998 domain-containing protein, which produces MPTTPSRAARLGALAFLLRPTYVLTEVVTAAATRGGYSFVSDSVSKLGEVGCTADYCSPRHAVMNGSFVGYGVLLAGGAALLARPLGPWVTGLLVVSGVSSVATGMAPLDQDATLHALAATPLFVGQPLALLALGHRLRHERPALAKGLLATGIVTGAAAVGFILSGDEQAAGALERLALWPVLGGLAAFAWPYARAR; this is translated from the coding sequence GTGCCCACCACCCCCTCCCGCGCCGCACGCCTCGGCGCGCTCGCCTTCCTGCTGCGACCGACGTACGTCCTCACCGAGGTGGTGACCGCGGCCGCGACGCGCGGCGGCTACAGCTTCGTCTCCGACTCCGTCAGCAAGCTCGGCGAGGTCGGCTGCACGGCCGACTACTGCTCGCCGCGGCACGCGGTGATGAACGGCTCGTTCGTCGGCTACGGCGTGCTGCTCGCGGGCGGAGCGGCGCTGCTCGCCCGGCCGCTGGGTCCGTGGGTGACCGGGCTGCTGGTCGTCTCGGGCGTGAGCTCGGTCGCGACGGGGATGGCACCGCTCGACCAGGACGCCACGCTTCACGCGCTCGCCGCGACGCCGCTCTTCGTCGGCCAGCCGCTCGCCCTGCTCGCGCTCGGCCACCGGCTGCGCCACGAGCGCCCGGCGCTCGCGAAGGGCCTGCTGGCGACCGGGATCGTGACCGGCGCGGCCGCAGTCGGCTTCATCCTGTCCGGCGACGAGCAGGCCGCCGGCGCGCTCGAGCGGCTGGCGCTGTGGCCGGTGCTCGGCGGCCTCGCGGCGTTCGCCTGGCCGTACGCCCGCGCGCGCTGA
- a CDS encoding VOC family protein, translating to MGHIKRFDHVGVTVRDLDRATEFFVALGMTVQGRAFVEGDFIDDVCAIPGSRTEIVMLGCPGGGSSVELSSFVRPAMVEGSPDAMANELGLRSLGFEVDDIEAAVAAAAAMGYGLVGKVGEYEETWRQAYVRGPEGIIASVAQRVG from the coding sequence ATGGGACACATCAAGCGCTTCGACCACGTGGGCGTCACCGTCCGCGACCTCGACCGGGCGACCGAGTTCTTCGTCGCCCTTGGCATGACCGTCCAGGGACGCGCCTTCGTCGAGGGCGACTTCATCGACGACGTCTGCGCGATCCCCGGGTCGCGCACGGAGATCGTGATGCTCGGCTGCCCGGGCGGCGGCAGCTCGGTCGAGCTCTCCAGCTTCGTGCGCCCCGCGATGGTCGAGGGCTCGCCCGACGCGATGGCCAACGAGCTCGGGCTGCGCAGCCTCGGCTTCGAGGTCGACGACATCGAGGCGGCCGTCGCCGCGGCGGCGGCGATGGGCTACGGGCTGGTCGGGAAGGTCGGCGAGTACGAGGAGACCTGGCGCCAGGCCTACGTCCGCGGGCCCGAGGGGATCATCGCCTCGGTGGCGCAGCGGGTCGGGTGA
- a CDS encoding trans-sulfuration enzyme family protein, with the protein MTSLDTLAVHAGRADLSALGVHALPLDLSTTNPLPTIDAGGASYESMATGGHPTEGGLVYQRLWNPTVARFEEALAGLEHTEAAVAFSTGMAAVTGAVLAAVAEGRGRHVVAVRPLYGGTDHLLASGMLGVETTYCTPAEVATTVRPDTCLVVLETPANPTLDLVDLDAVVAAAGRVPVLVDNTFATPVLQNPADHGAALVLHSATKYLGGHGDAMGGVVACSEEWAGALRRVRAVTGALLHPMGAYLLHRGLATLPLRVRAQQAGAGKVAAWLASHPAVREVRWPGLAECDPLGLVGRQMRGPGAMLAFRVEGDFAAASRVTEAVSLFTHAVSLGGVDSLVQHPAALTHRPVAADAKPDADVLRLSIGLEDPEDLCADLARALDAASRP; encoded by the coding sequence ATGACCAGCCTCGACACCCTCGCCGTCCACGCCGGCCGCGCCGACCTGTCCGCGCTGGGCGTGCACGCGCTCCCGCTCGACCTGTCGACCACCAACCCGTTGCCGACCATCGACGCCGGCGGTGCGTCGTACGAGTCGATGGCGACGGGCGGCCACCCGACCGAGGGCGGGCTGGTCTACCAGCGGCTCTGGAACCCCACCGTCGCCCGCTTCGAGGAGGCGCTGGCCGGGCTCGAGCACACCGAGGCGGCGGTGGCCTTCTCGACCGGCATGGCCGCCGTCACCGGCGCCGTCCTGGCCGCCGTCGCGGAGGGCAGGGGCCGCCACGTCGTCGCAGTCCGCCCCCTCTACGGCGGCACCGACCACCTGCTCGCCTCCGGGATGCTCGGGGTCGAGACGACGTACTGCACGCCCGCGGAGGTCGCGACGACGGTCCGCCCCGACACCTGCCTGGTCGTCCTCGAGACGCCGGCCAACCCGACGCTCGACCTGGTCGACCTCGACGCGGTCGTGGCCGCCGCCGGCCGGGTCCCGGTCCTCGTCGACAACACCTTCGCCACGCCGGTCCTGCAGAACCCGGCCGACCACGGCGCCGCGCTCGTCCTGCACAGCGCGACGAAGTACCTCGGCGGGCACGGCGACGCGATGGGTGGGGTCGTCGCCTGCTCCGAGGAGTGGGCCGGCGCCCTGCGCCGGGTCCGCGCGGTCACGGGAGCCCTGCTCCACCCGATGGGCGCCTACCTCCTGCACCGCGGACTGGCCACGCTCCCGCTGCGGGTGCGCGCACAGCAGGCCGGAGCCGGCAAGGTCGCCGCCTGGCTGGCCTCCCACCCGGCGGTCCGCGAGGTGCGCTGGCCCGGCCTCGCCGAGTGCGACCCGCTCGGCCTCGTCGGTCGCCAGATGCGCGGACCCGGCGCGATGCTCGCCTTCCGCGTCGAGGGCGACTTCGCCGCGGCGTCCCGCGTCACCGAGGCGGTCTCGCTCTTCACCCACGCCGTCTCCCTCGGCGGTGTCGACTCCCTGGTCCAGCACCCCGCCGCGCTGACCCACCGTCCCGTCGCCGCGGACGCGAAGCCCGACGCCGACGTGCTCCGGCTCTCCATCGGGCTCGAGGACCCCGAGGACCTCTGCGCCGACCTCGCCCGCGCGCTGGACGCGGCCTCGCGACCGTGA
- a CDS encoding NADPH-dependent 2,4-dienoyl-CoA reductase encodes MTHPLYPHLLEPLTLGSGPDALTLRNRVVMGSMHTGLEDHPWDLDKLAAFFAERARGGTGLIITGGFAPTKRGWLKPFASEMTNRLHAIRHQRVTGEVHEAGGAIALQVLHAGRYGYHPLSQSASDKKSPITPFKPHAMSAKEVDHTATAFAKSVALARKAGYDAVEIMGSEGYLINQFLAARTNDRDDEWGGSAARRMHFPVEVVRRSRELVGDDFPIVYRISLLDLVEGGQTWEETAELALHLQAAGVTVFNTGIGWHEARVPTIITQVPRAAWRSYTARLKQVVDVPVCASNRINTPELAEDILASGDADLVSMARPLLADPAFVAKAMDERADEINTCIACNQACLDHVFSNERASCLVNPRACHETELVLMPTLRKQTVAVVGAGPAGLAAATSAAERGFAVTLFEKSPELGGQFRLAMAVPGKEDFADTLRYFTRRLEVLGVDVRLSTEATPDDLAGFDEVVVATGVQPRIPDIAGIDHPSVASYADVLSGAVVPGRRVAVIGAGGIGVDVSVFLTHEPEDLEDWMAHWGVGDPSLTAGGLTEAKPRTPAREVTLVQRKTTPIGIGLGKTSGWAHRAVLKQSKVTQVSGATYDRIDDAGLHVTVDGQPRVIEVDTVVVCAGQDSARSLYDGLDRDAHLIGGADVAAELDAKRAIKQGTEVVAAL; translated from the coding sequence ATGACGCACCCGCTCTACCCCCACCTCCTCGAGCCGCTGACGCTCGGCAGCGGCCCCGACGCGCTCACCCTGCGCAACCGCGTGGTGATGGGCTCGATGCACACCGGGCTCGAGGACCACCCCTGGGACCTCGACAAGCTCGCGGCCTTCTTCGCCGAGCGCGCCCGCGGCGGCACCGGCCTGATCATCACCGGCGGCTTCGCGCCCACCAAGCGCGGCTGGCTCAAGCCGTTCGCCTCGGAGATGACCAACCGGCTCCACGCGATCCGTCACCAGCGGGTCACCGGCGAGGTGCACGAGGCCGGCGGCGCGATCGCCCTGCAGGTGCTGCACGCCGGGCGCTACGGCTACCACCCGCTGTCGCAGAGCGCCTCGGACAAGAAGTCGCCGATCACGCCCTTCAAGCCGCACGCGATGTCGGCGAAGGAGGTCGACCACACCGCGACCGCCTTCGCCAAGAGCGTCGCCCTGGCCCGCAAGGCCGGCTACGACGCGGTCGAGATCATGGGCTCCGAGGGCTACCTCATCAACCAGTTCCTCGCCGCGCGCACCAACGACCGCGACGACGAGTGGGGCGGCTCGGCCGCGCGCCGGATGCACTTCCCGGTCGAGGTCGTACGCCGCTCGCGCGAGCTGGTCGGCGACGACTTCCCGATCGTCTACCGGATCTCGCTGCTCGACCTGGTCGAGGGCGGCCAGACCTGGGAGGAGACCGCCGAGCTCGCCCTGCACCTGCAGGCCGCCGGCGTCACCGTCTTCAACACCGGCATCGGCTGGCACGAGGCGCGGGTGCCGACGATCATCACGCAGGTCCCGCGCGCCGCGTGGCGGTCCTACACCGCGCGGCTCAAGCAGGTCGTCGACGTCCCGGTGTGCGCGTCCAACCGGATCAACACCCCCGAGCTCGCCGAGGACATCCTCGCCAGCGGCGACGCGGACCTGGTGTCGATGGCCCGCCCGCTGCTGGCCGACCCGGCGTTCGTCGCGAAGGCGATGGACGAGCGCGCCGACGAGATCAACACCTGCATCGCCTGCAACCAGGCCTGCCTCGACCACGTGTTCTCCAACGAGCGGGCGTCCTGCCTGGTCAACCCGCGTGCCTGCCACGAGACCGAGCTGGTGCTGATGCCGACGCTGCGCAAGCAGACCGTGGCCGTCGTCGGCGCTGGCCCGGCGGGGCTCGCCGCCGCGACCAGCGCGGCCGAGCGCGGCTTCGCCGTCACCCTCTTCGAGAAGTCGCCCGAGCTCGGCGGCCAGTTCCGCCTCGCGATGGCGGTCCCCGGCAAGGAGGACTTCGCCGACACCCTGCGCTACTTCACGCGCCGGCTCGAGGTCCTCGGCGTCGACGTACGCCTCTCGACCGAGGCCACCCCCGACGACCTCGCCGGTTTCGACGAGGTCGTCGTCGCCACCGGCGTGCAGCCGCGGATCCCGGACATCGCGGGCATCGACCACCCGTCCGTCGCGTCGTACGCCGACGTGCTGAGCGGCGCGGTCGTGCCCGGCAGGCGGGTCGCGGTGATCGGCGCCGGCGGCATCGGCGTCGACGTGAGCGTCTTCCTCACCCACGAGCCCGAGGACCTCGAGGACTGGATGGCCCACTGGGGCGTCGGCGACCCCTCGCTCACCGCGGGCGGGCTCACCGAGGCCAAGCCGCGCACCCCCGCCCGCGAGGTCACCCTGGTGCAGCGCAAGACCACCCCGATCGGCATCGGCCTGGGCAAGACGTCGGGCTGGGCGCACCGCGCGGTGCTCAAGCAGTCGAAGGTGACCCAGGTCAGCGGCGCGACCTACGACCGGATCGACGACGCCGGCCTGCACGTCACCGTCGACGGCCAGCCGCGCGTCATCGAGGTCGACACCGTCGTCGTCTGCGCCGGCCAGGACTCGGCCCGCAGCCTCTACGACGGCCTCGACCGTGACGCGCACCTGATCGGCGGCGCCGACGTCGCCGCCGAGCTCGACGCCAAGCGCGCGATCAAGCAGGGCACCGAGGTCGTGGCCGCGCTGTGA
- a CDS encoding alpha/beta fold hydrolase: protein MDGLPAPVGPPSGRLQVGELTSPLAATRLAAATPRLLAVPRGDGHLVIDIPGWRAPELTGAPLRAYLRRLGHDARGWGFGTNLGDTGADIDRLSARLLELVEQTGGPASLVGWSLGGVIAREVARRHPDAVRRVVTYGTPVVGGPTFTSAARSFEAAPDREGWKLAERLDAESPISVPLTAMYSRRDGVVAWQACLDRRTRGAEHVEVRSTHVGMGVDPDVWQVVADRLARSAARA, encoded by the coding sequence GTGGACGGCCTCCCGGCCCCGGTCGGCCCGCCCAGCGGTCGGCTGCAGGTCGGTGAGCTGACCTCGCCGCTGGCCGCGACCCGACTCGCGGCCGCCACTCCGCGGCTGCTGGCCGTCCCGCGCGGCGACGGCCACCTGGTCATCGACATCCCGGGCTGGCGTGCGCCCGAGCTGACCGGCGCCCCGCTGCGGGCGTACCTCCGGCGGCTCGGCCACGACGCCCGCGGCTGGGGCTTCGGCACCAACCTGGGCGACACCGGCGCCGACATCGACCGGTTGTCGGCGCGGCTCCTCGAGCTCGTGGAGCAGACCGGCGGCCCCGCCTCGCTGGTGGGCTGGAGCCTCGGCGGCGTGATCGCCCGGGAGGTCGCGCGGCGCCACCCGGACGCCGTGCGCCGGGTCGTCACCTACGGCACGCCGGTCGTCGGCGGGCCGACCTTCACCTCCGCGGCGCGCTCCTTCGAGGCCGCGCCCGACCGCGAGGGCTGGAAGCTGGCCGAGCGGCTCGACGCCGAGTCCCCGATCAGCGTGCCCCTGACCGCGATGTACTCCCGCCGCGACGGCGTCGTGGCGTGGCAGGCCTGCCTCGACCGCAGGACGCGCGGGGCTGAGCACGTGGAGGTGCGCTCGACCCACGTCGGCATGGGCGTCGACCCCGACGTCTGGCAGGTCGTCGCCGACCGTCTCGCCCGGAGCGCCGCGCGGGCGTGA